Below is a window of Acidimicrobiales bacterium DNA.
GGGCGCCGTCGGCGTCGTAGCTGGCCGGGGCGTCCGACCACAGCGCCGTGCACGCCGCCAACGTCTCGTCCAGCAGCCGACCCCGACGGTGGAAGTCGCGGCCCACGGCGTCGTACTCCTCGCGCTGCCAGCCCGGCCCCACGCCGAGGTCGAGGCGACCGCCGCTGAGCACGTCGAGCGTCGCCGCCGTCTTGGCCAGCACCGCGGCCGGGCGCAGCGGCGCCACGAGGATGCCGGTGCCGAGCCGCACCTGCTCGGTGACCGCCGCCATGGCGCTGAGCACGGTGAGCGGCTCGAGCCAGGGGGCGTCGGGCCCGGTCGGGAAGCGCCCCCACTGGTAGGCGTCGAGGTTCGGGCCCAGGATGACGTGGTCGACGACGATGATCCGGTCGATCCCGGCGTCGTCGGCCGCCCGGGCCACGTCGAGCAGCCCCCTCCAGCCGTCGAGGGGGAACAGCTCCCCGAAGTTGGGGACGAGCAGCGACAGCGTCGGTCGGGTCACGATCCTCCTCCTAGCCGGCCAAGCGCTTGGTGCGGGCCGGGGAGGACACGATGCCACACCGCGGTGGTGTTCGGGGAGCCCGTCCCGTCAGGTCACGACCAGGCGGCCGCGGGCACCGGGGCAGGCTGGTCGGCGCGGCGGCGGGCCACCATCGACTCCACGATCTCGCCGGTGCGCACCGCCACGTTCGACAGCAGGGACGACGAGATCCCGTGCGTGTGCTCGGTGCCGCCCTGCAGGTAGATCGCCGCCCGCGACGGCTCGCCGAGCTGGAGCCGGTAGTCGCGGTGGACGACCGGGGCACCGTCGGGCCGGCGCTCCACCAGGCCGGCGGCGTCGCCCAGCAGCG
It encodes the following:
- a CDS encoding TIGR03619 family F420-dependent LLM class oxidoreductase, which produces MTRPTLSLLVPNFGELFPLDGWRGLLDVARAADDAGIDRIIVVDHVILGPNLDAYQWGRFPTGPDAPWLEPLTVLSAMAAVTEQVRLGTGILVAPLRPAAVLAKTAATLDVLSGGRLDLGVGPGWQREEYDAVGRDFHRRGRLLDETLAACTALWSDAPASYDADGAHVTDVWCRPAPPQPGGVPLWIGGALHQRNLDRVVRFGRGWIPLMGASLDDIAAGSATLRTALAAAGRDPDEVTVRAPLPLVRGDAGIDLDRSLAGVPDVLATGARDIHVGLTTLAPDPAEAARRLPWLVDRFAAVTASGADA